In one Mycobacterium heckeshornense genomic region, the following are encoded:
- a CDS encoding S1 family peptidase yields MQTAHRRVMAAMVALILLMAAGPAGTGKADDKVILGGGAGIVVNGEALCTLTTIGTDNTGALIGFTSAHCGGPGAVVAAEAAQDHGTLGTMVAGNDSLDYAVIRFDPAKVAPVANFNNFPINGIGPDPATGQVVCKLGRTTGDSCGVTFGPGQDPGTIVAQLCGQPGDSGGPVTVNSMLVGMIHGAFSEKLPGCVIKYIPLHTPAVVVSINAVLADLAAKGRPGAGFVPVPA; encoded by the coding sequence TTGCAGACCGCGCACCGCCGCGTCATGGCGGCGATGGTGGCCTTGATCCTGCTGATGGCGGCCGGCCCGGCCGGTACCGGCAAGGCGGACGACAAGGTCATTCTCGGTGGCGGCGCGGGCATCGTCGTCAACGGGGAGGCGCTGTGCACCCTGACCACCATCGGCACCGACAACACCGGCGCGCTGATCGGCTTCACCTCCGCGCATTGCGGCGGGCCCGGCGCCGTCGTCGCCGCTGAAGCCGCGCAAGACCACGGCACCCTGGGCACCATGGTGGCCGGCAACGACAGCCTCGATTACGCGGTCATCCGGTTCGACCCGGCGAAGGTGGCGCCGGTGGCGAACTTCAACAACTTCCCGATCAATGGCATCGGACCGGATCCGGCGACCGGGCAGGTGGTCTGCAAGCTGGGCCGGACCACCGGTGATTCCTGCGGTGTCACGTTCGGGCCGGGCCAAGATCCCGGCACCATCGTCGCCCAGCTCTGTGGCCAGCCCGGCGACTCAGGAGGACCGGTCACCGTCAACAGCATGCTGGTCGGGATGATCCACGGCGCCTTCAGCGAGAAGCTGCCGGGTTGCGTCATCAAATACATCCCGCTGCACACCCCGGCGGTGGTGGTGTCGATCAACGCGGTGCTGGCGGATCTGGCCGCCAAGGGCCGGCCCGGCGCCGGTTTCGTGCCGGTGCCGGCCTGA